The Muricauda sp. SCSIO 65647 genome includes a region encoding these proteins:
- a CDS encoding GH92 family glycosyl hydrolase yields MNKSPIFFLVVAALLVIASCKKKSQEQSVKQAVDHVDPFIGTGGHGHTFPGAVVPFGRVQPSPSNGTEGWDWCSGYHITDSIISGFGQLHLSGTGIGDLGDILVMPTNRPVDVAYFGKSRDSLPYTSRFSHDEETALPGYYSVVLPDNDVKVELTANGFVAFHKYSFLDTGVPSFIVDLGYAINWDDPTESHVVLDNENMIVGYRHSTGWARNQKVFFAMKSSAPITKAVFVADGQESEGPVTGVKTGAQFFFGEKDMDTVALKIAISSVSIENAKENLKLHGENTSFEEVKNQASQQWQSALEKIKVETPVDSLKTIFYTALYHAQVAPTLFNDANGEFRLQNDSIIKADGDIFTTLSLWDTFRAEHPLLNIIQPERVNDMVKSLLAYYDEQGRLPVWTLYGNETNTMTGNHGVSVLVEAFLKGYRDYDVEKAYLAVRETMMGDIRGLSPYKEYGYIPFDKLDESVTISLEFAYNDWCVAQMARELGKDDDYTYFSKRSEAFKQLYDASTGFMRGRSSDGKSWREPFDPKFSNHREHTDYTEGNAWQHSWFVLHDVSGFIELHGGNEAFAQKLEQLFTESSEITGDNVSVDISGLIGQYAHGNEPSHHIAYMFNKADKPWKTQYWVREILDTQYSTRPDGLSGNEDCGQMSAWYVFSSLGLYPMNPASGEYELGSPVFEKATIALPDGKSLVVKAEETSSINRYIQSVKLNGKPLERTYITHDELMAGGTLEFEMGKNPLK; encoded by the coding sequence ATGAATAAATCACCAATTTTTTTCTTAGTGGTCGCCGCCCTATTGGTAATTGCTTCTTGTAAGAAGAAAAGCCAAGAGCAGAGCGTAAAACAAGCTGTTGACCATGTTGATCCGTTTATCGGCACCGGGGGTCATGGACATACCTTTCCGGGTGCGGTAGTGCCCTTTGGCCGGGTGCAGCCCAGCCCAAGCAATGGAACGGAAGGCTGGGATTGGTGCTCAGGGTATCATATAACGGACTCGATCATTTCAGGATTCGGGCAACTGCACCTGAGCGGCACGGGCATTGGTGACTTGGGCGATATACTGGTTATGCCCACCAATAGACCCGTTGATGTGGCCTACTTTGGTAAAAGCAGGGATAGTTTGCCTTACACCTCCCGGTTTTCACACGATGAGGAAACAGCGCTCCCCGGCTATTATAGCGTTGTTTTGCCCGATAATGATGTTAAGGTCGAACTGACGGCAAATGGGTTTGTGGCGTTCCATAAATATTCGTTTCTCGATACGGGCGTACCCTCATTTATTGTTGACTTAGGATATGCCATCAATTGGGATGACCCAACAGAAAGCCATGTGGTGCTTGATAATGAAAATATGATCGTGGGGTACCGCCACAGCACAGGATGGGCCAGAAACCAAAAGGTCTTCTTTGCGATGAAATCTTCGGCCCCAATCACCAAGGCTGTGTTTGTGGCCGATGGCCAGGAATCGGAGGGTCCGGTAACGGGAGTTAAAACAGGGGCACAATTCTTTTTTGGCGAAAAAGATATGGATACGGTAGCCCTTAAAATCGCCATCTCTTCGGTCAGTATAGAGAATGCCAAAGAAAATTTAAAACTGCACGGAGAAAATACTTCCTTCGAAGAGGTGAAGAACCAAGCTTCGCAACAATGGCAGTCCGCATTGGAAAAAATCAAGGTGGAAACCCCGGTTGATTCATTGAAAACCATTTTTTATACAGCATTGTACCATGCCCAAGTGGCCCCAACACTTTTCAATGACGCGAATGGTGAGTTTCGCCTGCAAAATGATTCTATCATAAAAGCTGATGGAGATATTTTTACCACCTTATCATTATGGGACACCTTCAGGGCAGAACACCCATTGTTGAACATCATTCAGCCAGAAAGGGTCAATGATATGGTGAAGTCGCTGTTGGCCTATTACGATGAACAGGGAAGATTACCGGTTTGGACATTGTATGGCAATGAGACCAATACCATGACGGGCAACCATGGGGTTTCCGTTTTGGTGGAAGCCTTTTTGAAGGGGTATCGCGATTATGATGTAGAAAAGGCCTATTTAGCTGTTCGTGAGACCATGATGGGCGATATACGGGGGCTATCACCTTACAAAGAATATGGATATATTCCTTTTGACAAATTAGACGAATCGGTCACCATATCCCTTGAGTTTGCTTACAATGACTGGTGCGTGGCACAAATGGCACGTGAACTGGGCAAAGATGATGATTACACCTATTTCAGTAAGCGTTCAGAAGCTTTTAAACAGCTGTATGACGCCAGTACTGGTTTTATGCGGGGCAGGTCATCTGATGGTAAAAGCTGGCGTGAACCCTTCGACCCAAAATTTTCGAATCACCGAGAGCATACCGATTATACCGAAGGCAATGCATGGCAGCACAGCTGGTTTGTGTTGCACGATGTTTCTGGGTTTATTGAACTGCATGGTGGTAATGAAGCCTTTGCCCAAAAACTGGAACAACTTTTTACCGAAAGTTCTGAGATTACTGGCGATAATGTTTCGGTTGACATTTCAGGACTCATTGGCCAGTATGCCCATGGCAACGAACCCAGTCACCATATTGCCTATATGTTCAATAAGGCCGACAAGCCTTGGAAGACCCAATACTGGGTACGTGAAATTTTAGATACCCAATATAGTACTCGTCCAGATGGCTTGAGTGGTAATGAAGATTGTGGGCAAATGTCAGCTTGGTATGTGTTTAGTTCACTGGGCCTGTATCCGATGAACCCGGCATCGGGTGAATATGAGCTTGGCAGCCCGGTTTTTGAAAAAGCCACCATAGCACTTCCAGATGGAAAATCATTGGTGGTCAAAGCAGAAGAAACTTCATCAATCAATAGATATATTCAATCGGTCAAACTCAATGGAAAGCCATTGGAGCGAACCTATATTACACACGATGAGCTTATGGCAGGAGGTACGTTGGAATTTGAAATGGGCAAGAATCCCCTGAAGTAA